The Metopolophium dirhodum isolate CAU chromosome 4, ASM1992520v1, whole genome shotgun sequence DNA window CGGACTGCAATTGAAAGTGTTATAAGTAGTAAAAGAAAACTACAATATGAACaagtatttaatagtttaaaattaaattaaaacaatattctaaCTATGTGACTTTCAGGAAGTAAAAGGTAATCCTACAAATTATGATGCTTGGtttgattatttgaaattaGTAGAGAGTGAAggaaatttagaagtcattcgAGATACATATGAACGAGCAGTTGCCAATATACCCCCTTCAAATGTaagtttcttttataaataaaagatgaatgttgattaattttgtttataatttacttattggatatatttatttcattttcaatatgttaaattatttgattacagATATtcctttttaattaaatataattctttttATCATAGGAAAAGCATGCATGGCGTCGATATGTTTATTTATGGATAAATTATGCTTTGTTTGAAGAACTAGAAGCTGAAGATGAAGAGCGTACACGTGATGTTTATCAGACATTTATTTCTACTATacctcataaaatatttacattttcaaaagcTTGGCTATATTATGCTCAATTTGAAATACGTCACAAAAATTTAACTGCTGCAAGAAAGCGAATGGTAGTCTTTAGtgaattcaaataaattcaataatactgTGGTTAATTTACTTTACAGGGTGTTGCATTAGGTTTATGTCCCAGAGATAAACTGTTTAGAGGCTATATTGATTTAGAAATACAACTTAGAGAATTTGAAAGATGTCGTATACTATATGAAAAGTATTTAGAATTTGGATCAGAAAATTGTGTCACTTGGATTCGAGTAAGTATTGACTATATATGAAGTAGTCCTacaatttttcaagtttttgtaaattaaaatgaatataaattttagtttgCAGAATTAGAAACAGTATTGGGTGATATAGATCGTGCTAGAGCTATTTATGAATTAGCTGTAAACCAACAACGATTAGATATGCCAGAAGTTCTATGGAAATCGTTCATTGATTTTGAGACATTACAAGGGGAAACAGAAAAAGCTAGAAAGTTGTATGAAAGACTTCTAGAAAGAACTAATCATTTCAAAGTAATATTctaccatatttattattatttgttaacaaCTTTAATTAGtagactaataaaaataaaaacctacgTTTATATGGCAGGTTTGGATGAGTTATGCACAATTCGAAGCTACTTCAGAAGAGGAAGGTATCGATAGTGTATCAGTAGCAAGAAGAGTATTTGAAAGAGGTAATGAAGCACTACGAAGAGGTGGTACACCTGAAGAAAGAGAAGGCATTTTACAAGCATGGTTTAAATTTGAAGAAGAAAATGGAGATGAAGATAGTAAaactaaagttaaaaatatgttgcCAAAGAGAATTAAAAAACGAGTGCCTTATACTTCCGAAAGTGGAGTAAGAAAACttttggtttaaattttaaacaattttacagtgttattatatttacttatttgatattttgtataatttattttagagggACAAAGGATGGGAAGAAAAAATAGACTATATTTTCCCAGAGGATGATGCTGCGAGACCAAACCTTAAGCTTCTAGAAACTGCTAAAGCTTGGAAAAAAAGGAAATTAGaagaaatgtaaataaataatcaattaatgtaTCATCattctattatttaatatgaattactTACCACAAAGTTTTTAGTAATAAATCctattgtattcattttaagttctatatatacatttaaatattttaatcccTAACCTATTCTTGACTAGTAGTAAGTAACCCAATAGTATTTAATCGTATACTACACATATGTCTCAATATGAAGATAAGATATATCATATTGTTTCAGTATACAAATTGACTTCAGATTAGGGAACAAATACAACAGAATATAGTGGATTAtgactaatactataatatagttttgatgcaacaatattatataacattatttctaTCTCATATAAATGTGTTAGAATTTAGTATTTCTGTTTATctttttgacaaatttaaatttagcaatttaatgaatttcatcaaaattcattaaacgcttacaaaaaaatattgtcactgtgtttgatatttttaaatggtgTATGAACAACTAATGAGGAACCTCTATGTATaagatttttaaacttttttactaaattaaattttttttttcaatacttaaatgaaaaataaatggcTTAAAAagcatcaaaatattttgaaaattggatcATGTAGGTAcagaaaaaatactaatatacaattttaaaatatagttgtgTACTCAAAACATtactaaccccccccccccccccccctaccttCCTCCACAGTATAAATTCATCACGCTATGCTCATGCGAGCCGCACAATATACTACTTTTTGTCACGTCTCTACCGATATTACAGTATGCCACTAGTATCTATTCCATAACGACCTAACCTTGTAACCATTCTCAGTACCTAAAATTGGCTTAACAGTTTCGTAGATCAGTAGGAGACATTGGAAGTAACCcaccatttttatatactagACAAAAGGCATCAATACATTcagaatacattatattaatctGTTTTAGACAGTAATTTTTCAACCTGGAAAAGCATTTGCTCTCTGCTGGATAATAAAAGGTCATTTTCCAACGCTTTAACTGGAAATAAACTTTCTGTTAGTCGTCTGGcgtgacaaaatatatattttagaataaaaatgaatataatattgtatactactttgaattaatataatagaaaaaaggttttctagtaatatattataaaacatttaacgatttatttcaaaatacagaATCATTTTTGTTTGGTTACAAATCAATGTCAGGTAAACCATCACGAGTATGTTCATATTTTAATCACAGTCATCTAATCTTACTGGATGTTCTAGTGGAACAATTGATTTTTTCTCTACATCTCTAGAAAGTGCTTTTCTCATATctgaaaatatatagtatttttaatatttttgtattttataaatcctacagtaaataataataaaatgtaccatATGCATCTTCGTCGGGATCGCctgaataatattctaatacgGTACGATACACTGTATACCCTAAGCTCTTGTACATTGATATAGCCACTGTATTGCTGACACGCACATATAAATCAACAAACCATGCAtcttttctgaaaattattagaacattagaaaatgtaaataaaatgttaaacaaaaatttacttTTCCGAAATTTCTTCTAACCAATTCATTAAAACTCCTGCAACACCTAATCTTCTGTATTCTGGAGCAACAGTTAATGCAGTTACGTGACCATGCCAACTATCTGGCTGTCCTTCAGATTTACCCATAACTAAACACAATTTAcagtttaatgttataaatatcaggtaaaattaatttatcaaaaaaagtttttaaaaaatcactaCAGATTGCACATTTGTTTtggtaacaaaacaaaaatgatttaattatttggaaattcaatgtttttgtaaataattatataatatattatgtatacattatgacATTTGCATATGAAAAAACAGTGCATAGGTTATTGAACTAAGTAAAAAACTTACTATAGCCCATAATTTCTCCAGTAGGAGATTCGGCAACTTGAAAATACTCCGGCCAATGTGCAAGATATTGCATATAAAATGGTATTGCATACTGTATAATGTGaagttaagtttaaatttaaagtattaataataatctaatgtccacaactaacaatataatagttggatttaaaattattttaattcaaatt harbors:
- the LOC132943731 gene encoding protein crooked neck, which gives rise to MEKPQKIPKVAKVKNKAPAEIQITAEQLLREAKERDLEIVPPPPKQKISDPIELRDYQHRKRRAFEDNIRRNRTNISNWIKYAAWEESQKEIQRARSIYERALDTDHRNITLWLKYAELEMRHRQVMHARNLWDRAVVIMPRANQFWYKYTYMEEMLGNVAGARAVFERWMEWEPPEQAWLTYIKFELRYHEVDRARKIYSNFVMVHPDVTNWIRYARFEEQNGFIAGGRSVFEKAVEFFGDDHISENLFIAFARFEERQKEHERVRVIYKYALDHVPKDRCHDIYKAYTIHEKKFGDRTAIESVISSKRKLQYEQEVKGNPTNYDAWFDYLKLVESEGNLEVIRDTYERAVANIPPSNEKHAWRRYVYLWINYALFEELEAEDEERTRDVYQTFISTIPHKIFTFSKAWLYYAQFEIRHKNLTAARKRMGVALGLCPRDKLFRGYIDLEIQLREFERCRILYEKYLEFGSENCVTWIRFAELETVLGDIDRARAIYELAVNQQRLDMPEVLWKSFIDFETLQGETEKARKLYERLLERTNHFKVWMSYAQFEATSEEEGIDSVSVARRVFERGNEALRRGGTPEEREGILQAWFKFEEENGDEDSKTKVKNMLPKRIKKRVPYTSESGRDKGWEEKIDYIFPEDDAARPNLKLLETAKAWKKRKLEEM
- the LOC132942884 gene encoding N-alpha-acetyltransferase 20; amino-acid sequence: MTTLRPFNCDDLFKFNNVNLDTLTETYAIPFYMQYLAHWPEYFQVAESPTGEIMGYIMGKSEGQPDSWHGHVTALTVAPEYRRLGVAGVLMNWLEEISEKKDAWFVDLYVRVSNTVAISMYKSLGYTVYRTVLEYYSGDPDEDAYDMRKALSRDVEKKSIVPLEHPVRLDDCD